Proteins found in one Venturia canescens isolate UGA chromosome 6, ASM1945775v1, whole genome shotgun sequence genomic segment:
- the LOC122412266 gene encoding acidic mammalian chitinase-like isoform X1: protein MQLFPFDLPAREKLGKQIFSLAPTPELFRTRKDRRQEMRSLVLLVAACLALTAHASGEKKIVCYMGGWAVYRPGLGKFNIEDIQPQLCTHLIYTFVGLVGNDIKVLDAWQDLPDNWGKDAFGRFNALRKLSPSTKTLIAIGGWNEGSQKYSQMASSAKSRSEFVANAVAFTKKHNFDGFDLDWEYPAQRGGSPADVQNFVALVKEMREAFDKEGLLLTAAVGAAKSSASQSYDIPQISKYLHFINLMTYDLHGSWEPQTGINAPLYPAASETGLSRELTVDACVKYWLAQGVDPEKLVLGVASYGRTFTLANPSNNGVGAPTQGPGSAGPYTRESGFYGYNEICDMQSSAEWTVVFDKERRCPYAYNGKQWVGYDNVESIKEKAEYAKKMGLGGAMIWSIETDDFRGKCGESYPLIKTLNHVLRNGVQVSERPTLPPRSTEAPATGASSPVTEGPQPTTPETVNNSGDCKAPGNIPDPNNSSQFFQCVPQADAGYTRITVPCAHGLVFNPSAGICDWKSSSY, encoded by the exons ATGCAGTTATTTCCATTTGATCTTCCGGCACgcgaaaaacttggaaaacagattttttcatTGGCACCAACTCCGGAGCTGTTTCGAACTCGAAAGGATCGTCGGCAAG AGATGAGAAGCCTCGTACTTTTGGTTGCAGCCTGCTTGGCCCTGACGGCGCACGCCTCAGGAGAGA aAAAGATCGTTTGCTACATGGGCGGTTGGGCCGTGTACCGTCCCGGGCTGGGCAAGTTCAACATCGAAGACATCCAGCCCCAGCTCTGCACTCATTTGATCTACACGTTCGTCGGGCTCGTTGGAAACGACATAAAAGTTCTCGACGCCTGGCAAGACCTTCCGGACAACTGGGGCAAGGATGCCTTCGGCCGTTTCAACGCCCTCCGCAAGTTGAGCCCGAGCACGAAGACCCTCATCGCGATCGGGGGCTGGAACGAAGGCTCTCAAAAGTATTCCCAGATGGCTTCAAGCGCAAAGTCTCGAAGCGAGTTCGTCGCGAACGCGGTCGCCTTCACGAAGAAACACAACTTCGACGGCTTCGATTTGGACTGGGAATACCCCGCTCAGCGCGGAGGCTCACCCGCTGACGTTCAGAACTTCGTCGCTCTCGTCAAAGAGATGAGAGAGGCCTTCGACAAGGAAGGATTGCTCCTGACCGCCGCGGTCGGAGCCGCCAAATCCTCGGCCTCTCAGTCCTACGACATTCCCCAAATCTCCAAATACCTTCACTTCATAAACCTGATGACCTACGACCTTCACGGCTCCTGGGAGCCCCAGACGGGCATCAACGCACCGCTCTACCCGGCTGCCTCCGAAACTGGACTCTCCAGGGAATTGACTGTC GATGCCTGCGTCAAATACTGGTTGGCCCAAGGAGTAGACCCCGAGAAGCTCGTCCTCGGTGTCGCGTCCTACGGAAGAACGTTCACCTTAGCAAATCCTTCGAACAACGGCGTCGGTGCCCCGACCCAGGGACCCGGATCAGCTGGGCCCTACACTCGTGAGTCAGGATTCTACGGATACAATGAAATTTGCGACATGCAGAGCAGCGCAGAGTGGACCGTGGTCTTCGACAAGGAGAGACGCTGCCCGTACGCTTACAACGGCAAGCAATGGGTCGGCTACGACAACGTCGA GTCGATCAAGGAGAAGGCCGAATACGCGAAGAAAATGGGACTCGGTGGTGCGATGATCTGGTCCATTGAGACCGACGACTTCAGAGGCAAATGCGGCGAAAGCTACCCGCTCATCAAAACCCTCAACCACGTTCTCCGCAACGGAGTCCAAGTCTCCGAGCGCCCGACTCTACCGCCCCGCAGCACGGAAGCCCCCGCGACTGGCGCATCGAGCCCCGTCACCGAAGGGCCCCAACCGACCACCCCCGAGACCGTCAACAACAGCGGAGACTGCAAAGCTCCAGGAAACATTCCCGACCCGAACAACTCCTCGCAGTTCTTCCAGTGCGTTCCCCAGGCCGATGCCGGATACACGAGAATCACAGTCCCGTGCGCCCATGGACTCGTCTTCAACCCTTCCGCTGGCATCTGCGACTGGAAATCCTCGAGCTACTGA
- the LOC122412266 gene encoding acidic mammalian chitinase-like isoform X2 produces MRSLVLLVAACLALTAHASGEKKIVCYMGGWAVYRPGLGKFNIEDIQPQLCTHLIYTFVGLVGNDIKVLDAWQDLPDNWGKDAFGRFNALRKLSPSTKTLIAIGGWNEGSQKYSQMASSAKSRSEFVANAVAFTKKHNFDGFDLDWEYPAQRGGSPADVQNFVALVKEMREAFDKEGLLLTAAVGAAKSSASQSYDIPQISKYLHFINLMTYDLHGSWEPQTGINAPLYPAASETGLSRELTVDACVKYWLAQGVDPEKLVLGVASYGRTFTLANPSNNGVGAPTQGPGSAGPYTRESGFYGYNEICDMQSSAEWTVVFDKERRCPYAYNGKQWVGYDNVESIKEKAEYAKKMGLGGAMIWSIETDDFRGKCGESYPLIKTLNHVLRNGVQVSERPTLPPRSTEAPATGASSPVTEGPQPTTPETVNNSGDCKAPGNIPDPNNSSQFFQCVPQADAGYTRITVPCAHGLVFNPSAGICDWKSSSY; encoded by the exons ATGAGAAGCCTCGTACTTTTGGTTGCAGCCTGCTTGGCCCTGACGGCGCACGCCTCAGGAGAGA aAAAGATCGTTTGCTACATGGGCGGTTGGGCCGTGTACCGTCCCGGGCTGGGCAAGTTCAACATCGAAGACATCCAGCCCCAGCTCTGCACTCATTTGATCTACACGTTCGTCGGGCTCGTTGGAAACGACATAAAAGTTCTCGACGCCTGGCAAGACCTTCCGGACAACTGGGGCAAGGATGCCTTCGGCCGTTTCAACGCCCTCCGCAAGTTGAGCCCGAGCACGAAGACCCTCATCGCGATCGGGGGCTGGAACGAAGGCTCTCAAAAGTATTCCCAGATGGCTTCAAGCGCAAAGTCTCGAAGCGAGTTCGTCGCGAACGCGGTCGCCTTCACGAAGAAACACAACTTCGACGGCTTCGATTTGGACTGGGAATACCCCGCTCAGCGCGGAGGCTCACCCGCTGACGTTCAGAACTTCGTCGCTCTCGTCAAAGAGATGAGAGAGGCCTTCGACAAGGAAGGATTGCTCCTGACCGCCGCGGTCGGAGCCGCCAAATCCTCGGCCTCTCAGTCCTACGACATTCCCCAAATCTCCAAATACCTTCACTTCATAAACCTGATGACCTACGACCTTCACGGCTCCTGGGAGCCCCAGACGGGCATCAACGCACCGCTCTACCCGGCTGCCTCCGAAACTGGACTCTCCAGGGAATTGACTGTC GATGCCTGCGTCAAATACTGGTTGGCCCAAGGAGTAGACCCCGAGAAGCTCGTCCTCGGTGTCGCGTCCTACGGAAGAACGTTCACCTTAGCAAATCCTTCGAACAACGGCGTCGGTGCCCCGACCCAGGGACCCGGATCAGCTGGGCCCTACACTCGTGAGTCAGGATTCTACGGATACAATGAAATTTGCGACATGCAGAGCAGCGCAGAGTGGACCGTGGTCTTCGACAAGGAGAGACGCTGCCCGTACGCTTACAACGGCAAGCAATGGGTCGGCTACGACAACGTCGA GTCGATCAAGGAGAAGGCCGAATACGCGAAGAAAATGGGACTCGGTGGTGCGATGATCTGGTCCATTGAGACCGACGACTTCAGAGGCAAATGCGGCGAAAGCTACCCGCTCATCAAAACCCTCAACCACGTTCTCCGCAACGGAGTCCAAGTCTCCGAGCGCCCGACTCTACCGCCCCGCAGCACGGAAGCCCCCGCGACTGGCGCATCGAGCCCCGTCACCGAAGGGCCCCAACCGACCACCCCCGAGACCGTCAACAACAGCGGAGACTGCAAAGCTCCAGGAAACATTCCCGACCCGAACAACTCCTCGCAGTTCTTCCAGTGCGTTCCCCAGGCCGATGCCGGATACACGAGAATCACAGTCCCGTGCGCCCATGGACTCGTCTTCAACCCTTCCGCTGGCATCTGCGACTGGAAATCCTCGAGCTACTGA